The following are from one region of the Sandaracinus amylolyticus genome:
- the ftsH gene encoding ATP-dependent zinc metalloprotease FtsH: MKQSHKTLLLWLLLIVMMYAIYQLVTNDPAPRQVAFSEFIADVRAGRVEQVEIEARGPNAEYTYVHVQGERREQRSTVGYTGEELNQELLEHNVRVNYVPAEQNAFLTSLLYAWLPTLFVLALFFFFMRQVQASGGKAMSFGKSRARLLNESQNKVTFADVAGIDEAKDDCEEIIAFLKDPKKFQRLGGRIPKGVLLAGPPGTGKTLLARAIAGEAGVPFFSISGSDFVEMFVGVGASRVRDLFEQGKKHAPCIIFIDEIDAVGRHRGSGMGGGHDEREQTLNQLLVEMDGFEASEGVIIVAATNRPDVLDPAILRPGRFDRRITVPRPDLNGRLGILQVHTKKTPVADDVDLDLIARGTPGFSGADLENLVNEAALLAARQDKDFVSMSDFEMAKDKVLMGSERRSMVISEKEKKTTAWHEAGHTLVGLLVPNHDPITKVSIIPRGQALGITMSLPKEDRLSTSKEWVLDRIAMILGGRIAEEVKFGQITTGASNDFQKATQLARAMVTEWGMSERLGPLAYGEREDAMFHMGPSFRNKDYSEQTAQEIDAEVRRIITEQYDRAKRLVQENIDKLDLISDALLERETIDSTEIEAIMAGQPLPPRQKIVIPRYSEKAQKAKQQRKTSIFQPRPREVPSS; the protein is encoded by the coding sequence GTGAAGCAGAGCCACAAGACCCTCCTCCTCTGGCTGCTCTTGATCGTGATGATGTACGCGATCTACCAGCTGGTCACCAACGACCCCGCGCCGCGGCAGGTCGCGTTCAGCGAGTTCATCGCGGACGTTCGGGCCGGGAGGGTCGAGCAGGTCGAGATCGAGGCGAGAGGGCCGAACGCAGAGTACACGTACGTCCACGTCCAGGGTGAGCGGCGCGAGCAGCGCAGCACCGTGGGCTACACGGGCGAAGAGCTCAACCAGGAGCTCCTCGAGCACAACGTTCGCGTCAACTACGTCCCGGCCGAGCAGAACGCGTTCCTGACGTCGCTGCTCTACGCGTGGCTCCCGACGCTCTTCGTGCTCGCGCTGTTCTTCTTCTTCATGCGGCAGGTGCAGGCCTCCGGCGGCAAGGCGATGAGCTTCGGCAAATCGCGCGCGCGCCTGCTCAACGAGTCGCAGAACAAGGTCACGTTCGCCGACGTCGCGGGCATCGACGAGGCGAAGGACGACTGCGAAGAGATCATCGCGTTCCTCAAGGACCCGAAGAAGTTCCAGCGCCTCGGCGGACGCATCCCGAAGGGCGTGCTCCTCGCGGGCCCGCCGGGCACCGGCAAGACGCTCCTCGCGCGCGCGATCGCGGGTGAGGCCGGCGTTCCGTTCTTCAGCATCTCGGGCTCGGACTTCGTCGAGATGTTCGTCGGCGTCGGCGCCAGCCGCGTCCGCGACCTCTTCGAGCAGGGCAAGAAGCACGCGCCCTGCATCATCTTCATCGACGAGATCGACGCGGTCGGTCGCCACCGCGGCAGCGGCATGGGCGGCGGCCACGACGAGCGCGAGCAGACGCTCAACCAGCTCCTCGTCGAGATGGACGGCTTCGAGGCGAGCGAGGGCGTGATCATCGTCGCGGCGACGAACCGCCCCGACGTGCTCGACCCCGCCATCCTGCGCCCCGGTCGTTTCGACCGCCGCATCACGGTGCCGCGCCCCGACCTCAACGGTCGTCTCGGCATCCTCCAGGTCCACACGAAGAAGACGCCCGTCGCCGACGACGTCGACCTCGATCTCATCGCGCGCGGCACGCCCGGCTTCAGCGGTGCGGACCTCGAGAACCTGGTGAACGAGGCCGCGCTCCTCGCGGCGCGTCAGGACAAGGACTTCGTCTCGATGAGCGACTTCGAGATGGCGAAGGACAAGGTCCTGATGGGCAGCGAGCGCCGCTCGATGGTCATCTCCGAGAAGGAGAAGAAGACCACCGCGTGGCACGAGGCGGGTCACACGCTCGTCGGTCTGCTGGTCCCGAACCACGACCCGATCACGAAGGTCTCGATCATCCCGCGCGGTCAGGCGCTCGGCATCACGATGTCGCTGCCGAAGGAAGACCGCCTGAGCACCAGCAAGGAGTGGGTGCTCGATCGCATCGCGATGATCCTCGGCGGACGCATCGCGGAGGAAGTGAAGTTCGGTCAGATCACGACCGGCGCGAGCAACGACTTCCAGAAGGCGACGCAGCTCGCGCGCGCGATGGTGACCGAGTGGGGCATGAGCGAGCGCCTCGGCCCGCTGGCCTACGGTGAGCGCGAGGACGCCATGTTCCACATGGGCCCGAGCTTCCGGAACAAGGACTACTCGGAGCAGACCGCGCAGGAGATCGACGCGGAAGTTCGTCGGATCATCACCGAGCAGTACGATCGCGCGAAGCGCCTCGTGCAGGAGAACATCGACAAGCTCGATCTGATCTCCGACGCGCTGCTCGAGCGCGAGACGATCGACAGCACGGAGATCGAGGCGATCATGGCCGGCCAGCCGCTGCCGCCGCGCCAGAAGATCGTGATCCCGCGCTACTCCGAGAAGGCGCAGAAGGCGAAGCAGCAGCGCAAGACGAGCATCTTCCAGCCGCGGCCGCGCGAGGTTCCCTCGAGCTGA
- the folP gene encoding dihydropteroate synthase produces the protein MSAPVEIWGVLNVTPDSFSDGGRFVALDAAIEHAERMRAEGADVIDVGGASSRPPGKTYGAGAPDIAPSEEIARVAPVIEALVARGMRVSIDTARGEVADAALARGASIVNDVTMGADDALLDAVARHGAELVLMHSRGGGRVDATTTAYRDVVDDVLAELRGAITRAVSRGVRAERIWIDPGVGFAKTPAQSAALIGATSRFVASGHRVLVGASRKSFIGQLAPDASGSAPAPDARLGGSIAAITAAVLGGAHAVRVHDVAVSRQAALVALAMRAPRNASRGKEARADA, from the coding sequence ATGAGCGCGCCCGTCGAGATCTGGGGCGTGCTCAACGTGACGCCCGACTCGTTCAGCGACGGCGGGCGCTTCGTCGCGCTGGACGCGGCCATCGAGCACGCGGAGCGGATGCGCGCCGAGGGCGCGGACGTGATCGACGTGGGCGGTGCGTCGTCGCGACCGCCGGGCAAGACGTACGGCGCGGGCGCGCCGGACATCGCGCCGAGCGAGGAGATCGCGCGCGTCGCGCCGGTGATCGAGGCGCTGGTGGCGCGTGGGATGCGGGTGAGCATCGACACCGCGCGCGGCGAGGTCGCGGACGCGGCGCTCGCGCGGGGCGCGTCGATCGTGAACGACGTGACGATGGGCGCGGACGACGCGCTGCTCGACGCGGTCGCGCGACACGGCGCGGAGCTCGTGCTGATGCACTCGCGCGGCGGAGGGCGCGTCGACGCGACGACCACCGCGTACCGCGACGTGGTGGACGACGTGCTCGCGGAGCTGCGCGGCGCGATCACGCGCGCGGTGTCGCGTGGCGTGCGCGCGGAGCGGATCTGGATCGATCCCGGCGTCGGGTTCGCGAAGACGCCCGCGCAGTCGGCGGCGCTGATCGGCGCGACCTCGCGCTTCGTGGCGAGCGGTCATCGCGTCCTCGTCGGCGCGTCGCGCAAGTCGTTCATCGGGCAGCTCGCGCCCGACGCATCGGGCTCCGCGCCTGCGCCCGACGCGCGGCTCGGTGGATCGATCGCGGCGATCACGGCCGCGGTGCTCGGCGGCGCGCACGCGGTGCGGGTGCACGACGTCGCGGTCTCGCGGCAGGCGGCGCTGGTCGCGCTCGCGATGCGCGCGCCCCGCAACGCCTCACGCGGGAAGGAGGCGCGCGCCGATGCCTGA
- the orn gene encoding oligoribonuclease: MPVESDLLVWMDLEMSGLAIERERILEIAVIVTDGQLEIIAEGPEIVVHQPDSLLDAMDDWNKQHHGASGLVDRVRASTISEAEAERQVLEFVAAHVPGRAAPLAGNSVHQDRLFLAKYMPQVEKYLHYRNVDVSTLKELVRRWHPQAYAGRPTKRGSHRALGDIRESIDELRYYRRAVFVPST; the protein is encoded by the coding sequence ATGCCGGTCGAGAGCGACTTGTTGGTGTGGATGGACCTCGAGATGAGCGGTCTCGCGATCGAGCGGGAGCGCATCCTCGAGATCGCGGTGATCGTCACCGACGGTCAGCTGGAGATCATCGCGGAAGGGCCCGAGATCGTGGTGCACCAGCCCGACTCGCTGCTCGACGCGATGGACGACTGGAACAAGCAGCACCACGGCGCGTCGGGGCTCGTCGATCGCGTGCGCGCGTCGACGATCTCGGAGGCCGAGGCCGAACGTCAGGTGCTCGAGTTCGTCGCGGCGCACGTGCCGGGGCGCGCCGCGCCGCTCGCGGGCAACAGCGTCCACCAGGATCGCCTCTTCCTCGCGAAGTACATGCCGCAGGTCGAGAAGTACCTGCACTACCGCAACGTCGACGTCTCGACGCTCAAGGAGCTCGTGCGTCGATGGCACCCGCAGGCGTACGCGGGGCGTCCGACGAAGCGCGGCTCGCACCGCGCGCTCGGCGACATCCGCGAGTCGATCGACGAGCTGCGCTACTACCGCCGCGCAGTGTTCGTCCCTTCGACCTGA
- a CDS encoding epoxide hydrolase family protein codes for MPTQRPDTEALKRSKTADAKALRPFRVDVPEAELTELRRRINTTRWPDRELVSDSTQGVQLATIQKLARHWASDYDWRKCEARLNALPQFMTEIDGVDIHFVHVRSKHEDALPIIVSHGWPGSILEQLKIVDPLTNPTAHGGSASDAFHVVIPSMPGYGFSGKPTTAGWDSDHIARAWIVLMKRLGYTRFVAQGGDWGAFVVDEMGVLAPPELLGIHTNMAGVFPREILAAARSGAPAPSGLSPEERRSYDQLVFFFQHVGYAVLMGTRPQTLTGLADSPVGLAAFMIDHDVASYELIARVFDGKPEGLTRDDVLDNITLYWLTNTAISSARLYWESKIDFFAAKNVTVPTAVSVFPDELYQAPRSWTERAYPKLIHYNQLDEGGHFAAWEQPKLLSQELWTAFRSLR; via the coding sequence ATGCCGACCCAGAGACCCGACACCGAAGCGCTGAAGCGCAGCAAGACGGCCGACGCGAAGGCGCTCCGGCCGTTTCGTGTGGACGTTCCCGAGGCGGAGCTCACCGAGCTGCGCAGGCGCATCAACACGACGCGGTGGCCGGACCGGGAGCTGGTCTCCGACTCGACGCAAGGCGTGCAGCTCGCGACGATCCAGAAGCTCGCGCGCCATTGGGCGTCCGACTACGACTGGCGCAAGTGCGAGGCGAGGCTCAACGCGCTGCCGCAGTTCATGACCGAGATCGACGGAGTGGACATCCACTTCGTCCACGTGCGGTCGAAGCACGAGGACGCGCTGCCGATCATCGTCTCGCACGGATGGCCGGGCTCGATCCTCGAGCAGCTCAAGATCGTCGATCCGCTCACGAATCCGACGGCGCACGGAGGGAGCGCATCGGACGCGTTCCACGTCGTGATCCCGTCGATGCCCGGCTACGGGTTCTCGGGAAAGCCGACCACCGCCGGCTGGGACTCGGACCACATCGCGCGTGCGTGGATCGTGCTGATGAAGCGCCTCGGGTACACGCGCTTCGTCGCGCAGGGCGGCGACTGGGGCGCGTTCGTCGTGGACGAGATGGGGGTCCTGGCTCCGCCCGAGCTGCTCGGGATCCACACCAACATGGCGGGCGTCTTCCCGCGGGAGATCCTGGCGGCTGCCCGGAGCGGCGCGCCGGCGCCGTCCGGTCTCTCGCCCGAAGAACGACGCTCGTACGACCAGCTGGTCTTCTTCTTCCAGCACGTCGGCTACGCGGTGCTGATGGGGACGCGCCCGCAGACGCTCACCGGATTGGCGGACTCACCGGTCGGGCTCGCCGCGTTCATGATCGATCACGACGTCGCGAGCTACGAGCTCATCGCGCGCGTCTTCGACGGCAAGCCCGAGGGCCTCACGCGCGACGACGTGCTCGACAACATCACGCTCTACTGGCTGACGAACACCGCCATCTCTTCGGCGCGCCTCTACTGGGAGAGCAAGATCGACTTCTTCGCCGCGAAGAACGTGACCGTCCCGACGGCCGTGAGCGTCTTCCCCGACGAGCTCTACCAAGCGCCGCGGAGCTGGACCGAGCGCGCGTATCCGAAGCTCATCCACTACAACCAGCTCGACGAGGGCGGGCACTTCGCGGCGTGGGAACAGCCGAAGCTCTTGTCGCAGGAGCTCTGGACCGCGTTCCGATCGCTTCGCTGA
- the tilS gene encoding tRNA lysidine(34) synthetase TilS, with protein sequence MLLARVRRTIRERRLLRRGERVLVAVSGGPDSTAMLDVLARIAPELALELHVASVDHGLRPEAQREVELVAAQAAALGLPFHPLRATLTTKRGSLQDRARAARYALLHALAGELGATRIAVGHTLDDQAETVLARLMRGSGARGLAGIAPRRADGVVRPLIDATRADVRAWIEAHRLTVVDDPSNVDPKYQRARVRHAILPALAIESPAIARHLAHVADDARALDALARKHARHLLAKSAREDDALDAAVLSRAPLAARREALRIWAHARTGGTIRRAHLDAMEVALQGKGNARLPAGWTASVVAGSLRVSHDPRPFGSPHFERVISGSMKKREPEES encoded by the coding sequence ATGCTCCTCGCGCGCGTGCGACGCACGATCCGAGAGCGACGTCTGCTCCGGCGCGGCGAGCGCGTCCTCGTCGCGGTGAGCGGCGGGCCCGACTCCACCGCGATGCTCGACGTGCTCGCGCGCATCGCGCCCGAGCTCGCGCTCGAGCTTCACGTCGCGTCGGTCGATCACGGCCTCCGCCCCGAGGCGCAGCGCGAGGTCGAGCTCGTCGCCGCGCAGGCCGCCGCGCTCGGGCTCCCGTTCCATCCGCTGCGCGCGACGCTGACCACCAAGCGAGGCTCGCTGCAGGACCGAGCGCGCGCCGCGCGCTACGCGCTGCTGCACGCGCTCGCCGGCGAGCTCGGGGCCACGCGCATCGCAGTCGGCCACACCCTCGACGATCAGGCCGAGACGGTGCTCGCGCGTTTGATGCGCGGCAGTGGTGCGCGAGGGCTCGCCGGCATCGCGCCGCGCCGCGCCGACGGAGTCGTGCGCCCGCTGATCGACGCCACCCGCGCCGACGTCCGCGCGTGGATCGAGGCGCATCGCCTCACGGTCGTCGACGATCCCAGCAACGTCGATCCGAAGTACCAGCGCGCGCGCGTGCGCCACGCGATCCTGCCCGCGCTCGCGATCGAGAGCCCTGCGATCGCGCGGCACCTCGCCCACGTCGCCGACGACGCGCGCGCCCTCGACGCGCTCGCGCGCAAGCACGCCCGTCATCTCCTCGCGAAATCCGCCCGCGAAGACGACGCGCTCGATGCCGCAGTGCTCTCTCGCGCACCGCTCGCCGCGCGTCGTGAGGCGCTGCGCATCTGGGCTCACGCGCGCACTGGCGGCACGATTCGTCGTGCACACCTGGACGCCATGGAGGTCGCGCTCCAGGGAAAGGGGAACGCTCGGCTCCCTGCTGGCTGGACCGCCTCGGTCGTCGCGGGATCGCTGCGCGTTTCACACGACCCGAGGCCCTTCGGCTCTCCCCACTTCGAACGTGTGATCAGCGGGTCGATGAAGAAGCGTGAACCCGAGGAAAGCTGA
- a CDS encoding putative metal-binding motif-containing protein, with protein MLRRSVPLIAPLLFVVLGAAGPFEGCDEGGTSDDPRPLPRDDGGACFFDEDCVAVGCEALRCLAGACVQVAPIRDADGDGHAPPPCGTDCDDRLVTVSPDATEVCDLVDQDCDGTIDEDAAPTAIRFDLTTLDPTMSATSWDDQVIVSDAEFTSRGLRTRRLSLDGTLGTVEPLFDTEREPIAIDAAPAEGGAWFVIALEPASVLDPATLVLVELERAEEGVVTAAGAPVTRDVESVTALVAITIDGVPYVAWDAEDTSRFVWTPAWAAPVRVADGLVAGIGALDLASDGTNVAVPSGTGEVTFLAATDGTVVGTVTPDGELSPGRPLASDEGHVWVLVRDAFDHSVQPITASGTSPVTTLPTGGGSVHLGIDRTPDGLVITRGDTSSVRAWVLDAAMPSMIRRTFGADEISGTGRAIVSVDVASTSQGTAIVTNFGAAGSSLAVLACGAGS; from the coding sequence GTGCTTCGTCGCTCCGTCCCTCTGATCGCGCCGCTCCTCTTCGTCGTGCTCGGCGCGGCCGGGCCCTTCGAGGGCTGCGACGAGGGCGGGACCAGCGACGACCCACGTCCCCTGCCGCGCGACGACGGCGGGGCGTGCTTCTTCGACGAGGACTGCGTCGCGGTCGGGTGCGAGGCGCTGCGCTGCCTCGCCGGTGCGTGCGTGCAGGTCGCGCCGATCCGCGATGCCGACGGCGACGGCCACGCGCCGCCTCCGTGCGGGACGGACTGCGACGATCGCCTGGTGACCGTCTCGCCCGACGCGACCGAGGTCTGCGATCTCGTGGACCAGGACTGCGACGGAACGATCGACGAGGACGCGGCACCGACCGCGATCCGGTTCGACCTCACGACGCTCGACCCCACGATGAGCGCGACGAGCTGGGACGATCAGGTGATCGTGAGCGACGCGGAGTTCACGTCGCGCGGCCTGCGCACGCGGCGCCTCTCGCTCGATGGAACGCTGGGCACCGTCGAGCCGCTCTTCGACACCGAGCGCGAGCCGATCGCGATCGATGCCGCGCCCGCCGAGGGCGGCGCGTGGTTCGTGATCGCGCTCGAGCCGGCGAGCGTGCTCGATCCCGCGACGCTCGTGCTGGTCGAGCTCGAGCGCGCCGAGGAGGGCGTGGTCACGGCGGCCGGAGCGCCCGTGACGCGCGACGTCGAGAGCGTGACCGCGCTGGTCGCGATCACGATCGACGGAGTGCCCTACGTCGCGTGGGACGCGGAGGACACGTCGCGCTTCGTGTGGACGCCCGCGTGGGCCGCGCCGGTGCGCGTGGCCGACGGGCTCGTCGCGGGCATCGGCGCGCTCGATCTCGCGAGCGACGGAACGAACGTCGCGGTCCCGAGCGGGACGGGCGAGGTCACGTTCCTCGCCGCGACCGACGGCACGGTGGTCGGGACGGTGACGCCCGATGGCGAGCTCTCGCCGGGTCGGCCGCTCGCGTCGGACGAGGGGCACGTCTGGGTGCTCGTGCGCGACGCGTTCGATCACTCGGTGCAGCCGATCACGGCGAGCGGCACGAGCCCGGTCACGACGCTGCCGACCGGCGGAGGCTCGGTGCACCTCGGGATCGATCGCACGCCGGATGGGCTCGTGATCACGCGCGGCGACACCAGCAGCGTGCGCGCGTGGGTGCTCGACGCGGCGATGCCCTCGATGATCCGGCGCACGTTCGGGGCCGACGAGATCAGCGGGACCGGCCGTGCGATCGTGAGCGTCGACGTCGCGTCGACCTCGCAGGGCACGGCGATCGTCACGAACTTCGGCGCCGCGGGCAGCAGCCTCGCGGTGCTCGCATGCGGCGCAGGGAGCTGA
- a CDS encoding YbbR-like domain-containing protein, with amino-acid sequence MTASARVREGGFVRNLIFENFPLKVFSLVASLALFSLVRGAEDAQRSLFVDVVAVLPDASTGRILLSDIPDRVRVTLRGSRSLLNSIRRDDIPPIQVTLDDTRARLYYFDPERIEVPAGVEITQIAPATIALQWADRAERRLPVHPTIDGRPAPGLMLAGPPEVRPPSAVITGPAPEISPLDHVTTDPIALAGLEAGRHERRVALMHLPPHAEYEGDAMVTVVVDIAPQVAERSLPRLEVAVVGGEVRELRPARVRVRVRGAPQVLDGMDALGVVPYVDVSELEPTAGGQSVPVRVRGIPDGVELVDVEPPDVLAMPSR; translated from the coding sequence GTGACCGCGAGCGCTCGGGTGCGGGAGGGCGGGTTCGTCCGGAACCTGATCTTCGAGAACTTCCCGCTGAAGGTCTTCTCGCTCGTCGCGTCGCTCGCGCTCTTCTCGCTGGTGCGGGGCGCCGAGGACGCGCAGCGATCGCTCTTCGTCGACGTGGTCGCGGTGCTGCCCGACGCGTCGACGGGGCGCATCCTGCTCTCCGACATCCCGGATCGTGTGCGCGTGACGCTGCGGGGATCGCGCTCGCTGCTCAACTCGATCCGGCGCGACGACATCCCGCCGATCCAGGTGACGCTCGATGACACGCGAGCGCGCCTCTACTACTTCGATCCCGAGCGCATCGAGGTGCCGGCGGGCGTGGAGATCACGCAGATCGCGCCCGCGACCATCGCGCTGCAGTGGGCCGATCGCGCGGAGCGCCGGCTTCCGGTGCACCCGACGATCGACGGACGCCCGGCGCCCGGGCTGATGCTCGCGGGTCCGCCCGAGGTGCGCCCGCCGAGCGCGGTGATCACCGGGCCGGCGCCGGAGATCTCGCCGCTCGATCACGTCACGACCGATCCGATCGCGCTCGCGGGGCTCGAGGCGGGACGTCACGAGCGTCGCGTCGCGCTGATGCACCTGCCGCCGCACGCCGAGTACGAGGGCGACGCGATGGTGACGGTCGTGGTGGACATCGCGCCGCAGGTCGCGGAGCGATCGCTGCCGCGGCTCGAGGTCGCGGTGGTCGGTGGCGAGGTGCGCGAGCTGCGTCCCGCGCGGGTTCGCGTGCGGGTGCGCGGTGCGCCGCAGGTGCTCGACGGAATGGATGCGCTCGGCGTGGTGCCCTACGTCGACGTGAGCGAGCTCGAGCCGACGGCGGGCGGGCAGAGCGTGCCGGTGCGGGTGCGAGGGATTCCGGACGGCGTCGAGCTGGTCGACGTGGAGCCGCCCGACGTGCTCGCGATGCCGAGCCGGTAG
- the cdaA gene encoding diadenylate cyclase CdaA, whose protein sequence is MPELGDLLTGMVDWGRLRVIVDVADVLVVAYLFYRLTLLVKGTRAMQMAIGLGLVFLVYHLARRLGLVTLYTILDALLTYIVLLIVVIFQNDIRRVLARVGQRPWFRGARNVREVQAIEEVVKAAVHMGQRHIGAIIVFERDAALDEFVEHGTPIDSAVTKEILYSLFVPHADNPLHDGAVIIREGRIWQAGGHLPLSSSAKLDRSLGTRHRAAIGISEETDAVVVVVSEERGSISLCFNGNMARGLDAGSLRQALLGLFSTPVRKKTRTDATASTRRASPSQGERPSLAPPSVPSVPAATARKEESAP, encoded by the coding sequence ATGCCTGAGCTCGGCGATCTCCTGACCGGCATGGTCGACTGGGGCCGGCTGCGCGTCATCGTCGACGTCGCGGACGTCCTCGTCGTCGCCTACCTCTTCTATCGCCTGACGCTGCTCGTGAAGGGCACGCGCGCGATGCAGATGGCGATCGGCCTCGGCCTCGTCTTCCTCGTGTACCACCTCGCGCGACGGCTCGGGCTCGTCACGCTCTACACGATCCTCGACGCGCTGCTCACGTACATCGTGTTGCTGATCGTCGTCATCTTCCAGAACGACATCCGTCGCGTGCTCGCGCGCGTCGGGCAGAGACCGTGGTTCCGCGGCGCGCGCAACGTGCGCGAGGTGCAGGCGATCGAAGAGGTCGTGAAGGCCGCGGTGCACATGGGTCAGCGGCACATCGGCGCGATCATCGTGTTCGAGCGCGACGCGGCGCTCGACGAGTTCGTCGAGCACGGCACGCCGATCGACTCCGCGGTGACGAAGGAGATCCTCTACTCGCTCTTCGTGCCGCACGCGGACAACCCGCTGCACGACGGCGCCGTGATCATCCGCGAAGGTCGCATCTGGCAGGCGGGCGGGCACCTGCCGCTCTCGTCGAGCGCGAAGCTCGATCGTTCGCTCGGCACGCGACATCGCGCGGCGATCGGCATCTCCGAGGAGACCGACGCGGTCGTGGTCGTGGTGAGCGAGGAGCGCGGGAGCATCTCGCTCTGCTTCAACGGCAACATGGCGCGCGGCCTCGACGCGGGATCGCTGCGGCAGGCGCTGCTCGGTCTCTTCTCGACGCCGGTGCGGAAGAAGACGCGCACCGACGCGACCGCTTCGACGCGGCGTGCGTCGCCCTCGCAAGGTGAGCGCCCGTCGCTCGCGCCGCCCTCGGTGCCCAGCGTTCCCGCGGCGACGGCGCGCAAGGAAGAGAGCGCCCCGTGA